The bacterium genome segment TGGCGATCGCGCAGGTCGGGCAACTGAGCAATTGTGGTCGTCGCCTTACTGTTGATGAGAGGCTGCCACCGCCTGAGAGGATGGTCGGAGATGTACAGTCCCAACATCTCCCGCTCCATCGTCAGGCGTTCCTCGGGGCTGAACTCCTGGACCGGGGCCGCCGCTTCCGGCAGGACGGGCGCGCTCGCGCCGAGGTCGAACAGACCGGTCTGCCCCTGGGCCCGCGCCCGCTGGCTGCGCTGCGCCTGCTCCAGCGTGTCATCGAGCGACTGCAGCATCTGCGCCCGCGACGCGCCGAGCGAGTCGAGCGCCCCCGCCTTGACGAGACTCGCGATCACTCGCTGGTTCACTTGGCGGGTGTCGACGCGCGCGCACAGGTCCGCGAGGGTTCGGAACGGTGCGCCGGACGCCCGCGCCGCGATGATCGTGTCCACGGCCCCCACGCCGACGTTCCGGATCGCCGCGAGCCCGAACCGAATGGCCCCGCCCACGACGGTGAACGATGCCTCGCTCTCGTTGACGTCGGGGGGCAGGATCTGGATCCCCATGCGTTGGCACTCGCCGACCGCTTGGGCGATCCGCTCCATGTCCCCGGCGGTGCTGCTGAGCACCGCGGTCATGTACTCCGCGGAGTAGTGCGCCTTCAGGTAGGCGGTGTAGTACGCGATCAGGCCGTAGCACGCCGCGTGCGCCCGATTGAAGCCGTAGCGCGCGAATGGCTCAAACTGCTCGAAGATCTGGTCGACGATCCTGGCCGGCACGCCGTTCTTGCGGGCGCCGGCGACGAATTTCTCTCGCTGGGCCAGCAGGCGATCCTTGATCTTCTTGCGGATCGCGTAGCAGAGCACGTCGGCTTCGGCCAGCGTGTACCCTGCGACCGCCTGCGCGACGGTCATGATGTCCTCCTGGTAGACCATCACGCCGTAGGTCTCCTTGAGGACCGGCTCCAGCAACGGGTGGAGGTAGGTCACCGGCTCCTCGCTGTGCTTGCGCCGGATGTACGCGGGGATGTTCGCCATCGGGCCGGGCCGGAACAGGGCGACCATCGCCATCACGTCCTCGATCCGGTCCGGCCGCAACTCGCGAAGGTAGCGCGTCATGCCGCGACCTTCCAGTTGGAAGATCCCGGTCGTGTCGCCGGAGGCCAGCAGCGCGTACGTCGGTTGATCGTCGAGCGGCAGGCGTTTCAGATCGATGTCGACCCCGTGCGTGTCACGGATCAGCGCGATCGCGGTATCGAGGATCGTCAGGTTGGTGAGCCCCAGGAAATCCATCTTGAGGAGCCCGAGCCGGGCGACGCTGTTCATGTCGTACTGCGTCATCAAGAGGTCGCCCTTGGTCGCCCGCTGCAGCGGGACATGATCGGTCAGCGGATCACGAGAGATGATGACGCCGGCCGCGTGCGTGCTGGCGTGCCGGGCGACACCCTCGAGTTTCTGGGCCATGTCAAGGAGCTGGCGGATCTGCGGCGAACCGTCGGCGGCCGCGCGCAGTTCGGGCTCCGCCGCGAGCGCGTCTTTGAGCGCGACGTTGGCGCCGGGCACCAGCTTGGCGATCCGATCGACGTCGCCGTACGGAAGCCCCATCACGCGCCCGACGTCGCGGATCGCGGCGCGGGCCCCCATCGTGCCGAACGTGATGATCTGGGCCACACGATCGGCTCCGTACCGGTCCACGACGTACTTGATCACCTCGTCGCGCCGGCTGTCCATGAAGTCCACGTCGATGTCCGGCATCGTGTAGCGCTCGAGGTTCAGAAACCGGTCAAACGGGAGGCGATACGCGAGCGGGTCGACATCGGTCACGCCGCACGTGTACAGGACGAGGCTGCCGGCCGCGGAGCCTCGCACCGTCGTCAGAATGCCGCTGCGGCGAGCGAAGTTCACAAAGTCCTGCACGATCAGGAAGTACGCCGCGTAGCCCATCTTCGTGATGACGCCGAGCTCGTAGTCGAGCCGCTCGCGCACCGGCTGGGTCATCTGTCCGAAGAGCCGCACGGCCCCCTGCTCGCAGAGACGGCGGAGGTACGACTCCGGGGTCTCGCCCTCGGGCACGACCACGTGCGGGAGCTTGAGCGTGTCGGTATCGAGCGTCACTCGGCACCGCTCGGCGATCACGAGCGTGTTCCGGAGGGCCTCGGGCAGATCCGGGAAGCGCGCCGCCATCTCCTCCGGGCTCTTCAGGTAGAATTGCGGCGTGTCGCCCATCCGCGGCTTGTCGTGCTGGTCGAGGCTCATCCCCATCTGGATGCACATCAGCGCGTCCTGGGCGTCGGCCTCGTCCTGGGTCACGTAGTGCACGTCGTTCGTGGCGACGAGGGGCAACCGCATCTCGCGGGCGAGCTGGACGACGCCGCGTACGACGGTCTCTTGATCGGCCAGCCCGTGGTTTTGGACCTCAAGGTAGAAATTGTCCGGCCCCAGGATATCGCGGTACGCCGCGGCCAGGTCACGGGCGGCCTTCATGTCGTCGCGCAGGATCGCCCGCGGGATCTCGGCTTGGAGGCATCCCGACAGGCCGATCAGGCCTTTCGCATGCCGGCTGAGCAACTCCCGGTCGATCCGCGGTTTGTAGTAGAACCCGTCGAGGTGCGCCGCGGTCGTGAGCTGCAGGAGGTTCCGGTAGCCCTCGTCGGTTGACGCGAGCAGCACCAGATGGAACGCCGATGCGTCCAGCCTCGGGTCTCGATCGGTCATCCGGCGGGGCGCGACATACGCCTCGACGCCGATGATCGGGACGATGCCGTGCGCGCGCGCGCTCTCGTAGAACTCCACCGCGCCGTACATCACGCCGTGATCGGTCACACCGAGCGCCGGAATCCCCAATGCCGCCGCGCGCTGCATCAGCGCGTCGATCCGGCTTTCTCCGTCCAGCAGGGAATACTCGGTGTGAAGATGACAGTGGACGAACTCAGCGGGCATCCGGCGTCTCCTTGAAGATCCTAGCTGCGTGCTCGCGCATCGGCGTGTTTGGAAGGCCCAACCTGCTTCGTTCTACTTCTACCAAAAGCCGGTCTGCCCTCTTCGCGGCACCGCCGCCGGGACAGCGGAGTCCGATCGGGCTGTCCCTCCTCGCGGCTACCCTGCCTCGGCAACCAGGAGGACGTTCACGTGACTCGTGTGCGGACTCGTGTCCACCGGTCGGGCTCGCACGATCCGGTACCCAGCCGCCTGCAGGACGTCCGCGTCTCCTCCGAGACACCGCAGCGACCGCCCCAGGTACACGATCCGTTCGACCCCGGCACGACGGAGGGCCGGCACGACCCCCGGCGTGAGCCCCGTCCCGTCCGGGCGCAGGAACGCGAGGCGCACGGGCGTCGCCCGCGCGGCCTTCTGCACCGCCCGCGCCGCGTCGCGGGTGTAGAAGGTGCAGTTCTCGATCCGGTTGTCGCGGACGTTGGCGCGGGCGGCGTCGACCAACGGGCCGCTCGTGACGCCCACGGCGCGGCCGGCGGCAAGCGCGAGATGCAGCGTGTACGCGCCGATCCCGGCACCGATCTCGATCACCGTATCGGACCCGGACGCGTCCAGCGCGGTCAGGATCAGCTCGATCACACCAGGCAGCGCCCGTGCGTTCGCCGGGAACTCCGCGAGCAGCGGGACGCCATAGCGCACCCCGGCGACCTCTTCCCGCACGCGGGTCCGCCCCCAGAGAAGCGACGGTCGCCGCCCGGCCGGCACGGGACCACGTCGCGGGACGCCGACCTCGAGGATCCCGACGAGCCCAGGGACACGGTCGAGAAGCGCACGCACGACCGCCGTGCGCGCCGCCGCACCGAGAGGTTCGGTGACGGTGAGCCCGAGCAGCACCTCGCCGGTTGCCGCGCCGACGCGACCGATCACGCCGCGGAACGGCGGGCCGTCCGCGAGCGCCGCCCACCCGTCGCGGACCGCCCCGAGGAGCGCGACATTCGCCGGGTGCTGGACCGGGCAGGTCTGGGCGTCGATCACGCGGGTCTCGCCCCAGGCGTAGAACCCCAGCACCGGCGCTCCGTCGGGCGGACCGGCGGTCGCTTCAAGCCGAGTCCGGAACCCCCACGGGGGACCCCATCCGATCGCCGGCTCCACCTCGACGGTCCGAAGGCCGGGACGCGCGAGCGCCTGGGCCACCAGCAGAGCCTTTTGCTCGAGCTGCGTGACGTAGTTCAGGTGCTGCCACTGGCAGCCGCCGCACTGCCCAAAGTATGGGCACAGCGGCGGCACTACCCCCTCGCCCGGCCGCCGGAGCGCCACCACCCGGCCGCGCGTCGACCCGCGGGCGGTCTTGAGAATCTCCACTGTGGCGACTTCGCCGGGCGCCGCATAGGGCACGGCCAGGACCCGGCCGCCGACGCGGCCGAGGGCCGTGCCGTCCGATCCCATCTGCTCAAACGCCACGATCACGTGGGCGCCGGGTACCAGGGCCTTCGGCGGACGGACACGCGCTCGCGCCGGCGGCGGCATCTTGCGCTTCGTGGCTGACGAACGTCCCTGGCCCGGACCCGACCGCGTCGACGGCTCCCGTTCGCGCTGGAAAAGGGATTCGTCTGGACCCGGCCGGCGCGCAGCGGCGCGCGCCTCCGGGCGGCGCCGGTCGCCGACGCTATCCCGCACCGATCCGTTCCCGCAGCAGCCGGTTGACCATCTCGGGATTGGCCCGGCCCCGGGTCTTCTTCATCACCTGGCCGACGAGAAACGCGACGGCCCGATCCTTGCCCGCCCGGACGTCTCCGACGGGGCCGGGGTTGTCGGCGATCGCCGCGTCTACGAGGCGCACGATCTCCGCTTCGTCGCTGATCTGCACCAGCCCGCGGTCGCGGACGATCTCGTCCGCCGCGCGGCCGGTCCGGAGCATCTCCTCGAGCACCTCTTTCGCGGATCGCCCGCTGAGCGTCCCACGCTCGATCAGCGCGAGCAGCTCCGCGAGCGCGCCCGGGCCGATCTGTGCCTGCTCGATCTCGAGACCGGCCGCATTCAGGTAGGCCGCAACGTCGCCGACGAGCCAGTTGCCGACTGTTTTCGGATGCGGAAAGCGGCGCACCGTCTCCTCGAAGAATTCGGCCATCGGGCGGGTCTCGGTGAGCAGCCCCGCGTCGTGCTCCGGCAGCCCGTACGTCTCGATGTACCGGCGGCGGCGCGCGTCGGGGAGTTCCGGGAGGTCCGCGCGCACACGCTCGACCGACGACTCGTCCACGCGCACCGGCAGCAGGTCGGGTTCCGGGAAGTACCGGTAGTCCTGCGCCTCCTCCTTCTCCCGCGAGGCAAACGTGATCCCACGGTCCTCGTCCCAGTGACGCGTTTCCTGCACGACGGCCTCGCCCCGCTCGAGCAACGCGCGCTGGCGCGCTTCCTCGACGCGCAGGGCCCGCTCGACCGCGCGCAGCGAGTTCATGTTCTTCACCTCGGTCCGGATCCCGTGCGGCGCGCCCGGGGCGCGCAGCGACAGGTTCGCGTCACAGCGCAGGGTGCCTTCCTCCATGCGCCCCGTCGTCACACCGGCGTACTGGAGCACCGCACGCAGCCGGGTGAGAAACGCGCGCGCTTCCTCCGGCGATCGCAGGTCGGGGTCGGACACGACCTCCATGAGGGGCGTGCCGCTCCGATTGTAATCGACGAGGCTGCGTCCCTCCGCGTGAACGAGCCTGCCGGTGTCCTCCTCAAGGTGCACGCGGCGGATGCCGACGCGACGCACCTCCCCGGCCAGATCCAACACCAGCGCTCCGGCGGTCGCCAGCGGCGGATGCCCGGTGTACTGATATTGGGAAATCTGGTAGTTCTTGGGGATGTCCGGATAGTAGTAGTTCTTGCGGTGGAACCGGCTCTCGGGGTGGATCGTGCACCCGAGCACGAGAGCCGTGCGCACCCCGAACTCCACGGCCTGCCGGTTGAGCACGGGCAGGGACCCGGGGAGACCGAGACAGACCGGGCACGTCAGGGTGTTGGGTGGTGCCCCGAATGTAACCGCGCACCCGCAGAACATCTTGCTGGCCGTGTTGAGCTGAACGTGCACCTCCAGCCCGATGACCGTCTCGTACGCCGCCGGGGCGCGGGTCGCGTTCATGCGCGGGTGCGCCGGCCCTCGGCCGCTGCGAGCGGCGGCCGGAAGGCGTGCGTCCCAATCGCCTGCTCGAGCGCGTGCGCGACGTTGAGCACCGTGGCTTCGTCAAACCGCCGGCCCGCAATCTGGAGTCCCACGGGGAGCCCCCCAACGACCCCGCACGGCACCGAGGCGCCCGGGAGCCCCGCCAGGTTGAGCGGAACGGTGAACACGTCGGCGAGGTACATCTGGAGCGGGTCCTCGACGCGCTCGCCGAGCGGAAACGCGGTCGTCGGCGCCACCGGCCCGACGAGGATGTCGACCGCGGCGAGCGCATCCTCCATCTCGCGCCGGATCACCTCGCGGACACGCTGCGCCCGCAGGTAGAACGCGTCGTAGTAGCCAGCGGAGAGCGCATACGTCCCCAGCATGATACGCCGCTTCACCTCCGCGCCAAACCCCTCATCGCGCGTCCGTGCGTACATGCCGATCAGATCGTCGGCGCGGTCGGTGCGGCGGCCGTACAGCACCCCCGCGTACCGGGCCAGGTTGCTGCTCGCCTCCGCCGGCGCAACGATGTAGTATGCGGGCAACGCGTAGGGCGCGTGCGGCAGCGACACGTCTACGCGCCGGGCCCCGAGCCCCTCGAGCGTTCGGATCGCGTCCCGGACCGCGTTCGCGACCCCGGCATCCACGCCGTCCTCCAGGAACTCGCGCACCACGCCGAGGCGGAGTCCGCGCACGCGCCCCGTCAGCAGCGCGGGATAGTCGGGCACCTCGACGTCGGCCGACGTCGCGTCGGCCGGATCGCGCCCGGCGATCTCGCGCAGCAGCAGCGCGGCGTCGCGCGCATCGCGCGCGAACGGCCCGATCTGGTCGAGCGAGGACGCGAACGCGATGAGTCCGTACCGGGAGACGCGCCCGTACGTCGGCTTGAGACCGACGACACCGCAGAACGCGCCCGGCTCGCGGATGCTGCCGCCAGTGTCGCTGCCGAGCGCGAGCGTCGCCTCACCGGCGGCCACCGCCGCCGCCGACCCACCGCTGCTGCCCCCGGGGACCCGGGCCGGATCCCAGGGGTTCCGCGTGGGACCGAACGCGGAGTTCTCAGTGCTGCTCCCCATCGCAAACTCGTCGCAGTTCGTCTTGCCCAGCACGATCGCCCCCGCCTCACGCAGGCGCGTGACCACGGTCGCGTCGTACGGCGGCCGAAATCCCTCGAGGATACGCGAGCCCGCCGTCGTCGGCACGCCGCGCGTACAGAGGTTGTCCTTAAGCGCGACGGGCACGCCCGCGAGCGCCGGCGCGTCCTCTCGCCCGGCGGCCGCATCCCACCGCGCGGCGTCGCGGAGCGCGGCGTCGGCGTCGAGATACAGATACGCGTGGATCCGCGGCTCCACCGCGTCGATCCGGTCGAGCACCGCCCGGACGACCTCGGTCGGGCGCATCTCTCCCCGACGGTAGCGCGCCCTGAGCTCCCACGCGGGCAGGTCCGCGGGCGACGCGGACGGGGTGGGCGTCATGGGGTGCCGGCGTCCTCCGCGCCCTCGATCACGGGCGGGACGACGACGTAGCCGTCTTCGACGGCCGGCGCGTTTGCGAGCGCCTGCTCCCGGGGCAGCGACGGCACGGCCCGGTCGTCGCGCAGCGCGCCGACCGCAGGATCCCCCTGGCCCGCCGCGGGTGTGTCCCCGAGATCGAGCTCGGTGAGCCGCTGGAACGACTCGAGGATGCCGCCGAGTTGCGCGCGGAACAGACGGCGCTCTTCGGGCGTGAGCTCAAGCCGGCTCAACCGGGCCACGTGCGCCACGGTGGCATCGTCGATCGTCGGTGCAGGCGACCGGTCGTCGGACACGCGATCCCTCCTGACGTGTGGTCGCCGCCATCGTAACACAGCGCGGGGGGCACGGTCTACGCGCCCCCCGCGTGCGTCGTCGTCCGTGCGGCCGCTACTGTTTGTAGAGAGTGTAGAAGTACTGCCCGGGGAAGATCGGGTTGTAGTACCACCCGTGCACCCACGAACGCATCGTGAAATACGTGGTCGGCTGCACGAGGAACAGGTATGGAAGATCGTTGTACGCGATCATCGAGACCTGCTTGTACAGCGCCTTGCGCTGGGCCGGATCGGTTACGCTGACCGCCTGATCGATCAGCCGGTCGGCGTCCGCACTGTGATACCCGCCGCGGACCGGGAAGTACCCGGCCGAGGCGAGGAACGGCTGCGCGAAATCATGCGGATCGGGATAGTCCGCGAACCACCCGAGGAAGTACATCGTCCCCTTGTGACTGAACAACAGGGAGTTGAGCGTGCTCGCCGGCACCGGGCGGAAGGCGATCTGGAACTTGGGGTTGAGGGCCTGCACGTCGTCGCGCACGATCTCGGCTCCGACCTGCCGCGCGGCGTTGCCGGCGGTGTACGGGATCGTGAACTTGAACCCGGTGTCCCAGGCCTTGCCGCCCATCGCCTCCTTGAACTCGGCGATCGCCTTGTCGCGGCTCGTCGCGTAGGTGGGGATCGACGGGTCGTACCCGAGCAGCCCCTGCACGATCGGGCCGTGCGGCAGGATGCCCTGCCCGGCGTAGGCGCTGTTCAGGTTCTGGGTGTAGTCGAACGCGTACGCGAACCCCCGGCGGACGTGGATATCCGCGAAGAAGTCCGGTGGAATCCCCTGCCCGTCGAGTTTGCCGCTGCCCGCGTCGGGGTTGCCATCGGTGTCGATCTTGAAGTTGAACTGGAGCGTCTGCACCGCGATCTGGGGCAGCTTGGTCTGCATCACCGTGTTGGGTAGGTTTCGCAACTGCGACTGTTCGTTCAGGGACGCCACGATCAGGTCCGCGTCGCCCTGCTGCAGCTGCAGGCGCCGCGTGGCCAGCTCCGACACCGACCGGATGATGACACGGGCGAGCGCCGCCGGCTTGCGCCAGTAGTGGGTGTTGCGGACCAGGATCACTTCCTTGGTCTGAGGATCCCACTGCTGCAGCATGAACGGCCCGGTGCCGTCCATGTGGTTGAATTGGTACCGGTCCTCGTTCTTCGGGTTGTTGAACTTCTGCCAGGTCGTCGCGCCCCCGTCCCAATCGTTGTGCGCCGCCGCCCACTTGCGCGGCATCACGCCGCCCCAGGCCGCCATGATCGTCAGAAATGGCGCAAACGGCTTCTTGAGATGGAAGACGACGGTATTGCCCTGCGCGTACACGGCCTTCTGGACCTGGTCCCACGTCACCTGAATCTTGCCCTGGGCGTCCCGCGTGCTGTCGACGCCGAGGAGCGGGCTCAACAGCAGCCACGCGGGCCCGCCGGCTTGGTCCTGCAGCAGGAACCGCCGGAACGAGTACACGACGTCGTCCGTCGTCATCGTGGAGCCGTCGTGGAACTGGACGCCCTGGCGGATCGGGAACGTGTACGTCAGCCCATCCTTGCTGATCAGGCCGTTCTCCAGGCTCGGGACTTCCGTCGCGAGCATCGGCGAAAACTTGTCGATCGACGAGCCGCTGTAGATGATCAGCGTCTCGTACACGTTTGGCCAGATCGGTTCGGCGGAGTAGATGTCATAGGCGAGGTCGGGATCGAGGCTCGTGACGTCGCCGAACTGCAGTTCAACGAAGGTGTCGGGATTCTTCACCGGCTCACCGGCACCCCGGGCGACGAGCACGCCGAGCGAGAGCATCAACACGACGGCGACCAACGCCGCCGCACCGCGGACGGTCCACGACGCGATACGCATCTCTCTCCTCCTCTGCGGTTGTCTTCGCTGCATCCTGCGCGAGCTCGGCGCTAGCGGCTCCCTTGCTGGCGCGGGTCGAAGATGTCCCGGAACGCGTCCCCGAGCAGGTTCCATCCCAGGACGAACAGGAAGATCGCCGTCCCGGGCACGGCGAGCGTGTACCAGAACTGGAACGGGTCACCGGCGGTGCCCAGGATCCAGTTGTGCGACAGGTTGATGAGCTGTCCCCAGTCCGCGTACCCCGGCGGGGCGCCAAGCCCGAGGAACGACAGCGCCGCGAAGGTGATCACGATCTGCCCCATGTCCAGCGACGCGAGGATCAGGATCGGGTAGATCGTGTTCGGAATCACGTGCCGGCCGATGATGACCAAATCGCGATCGCCGAGCGCCCGGGCCGCCTGCACGAACTCCATGTCCCGCACGCGGAGAAACTCCGCCCGCAGGAGACGCGTGTACGTGGGCCACTGCACCGCGGCGATGGCGATCATGGCGTTGCGCACGCTCTGCCCGAGGACCGCCACGATCACGACCGCCAGGATCAGGCCCGGGAACGCGAGGAAAATATCGGTCACGCGCATGACCAGCTCGTCCATCCATCCGCCATAGTATCCGCTCAGGCTCCCGAGGACGAGCGACACGCCTATCCCGATCGCCACGACGGTCAGCGCGACGAGGAGCGCGCTCCTCGTGCCCCACACGGCGCCGTAGTAGAGATCGAACTGCTCCTCGGTAGTCCCAAATGGGTGGCCCGGCCCGGGCGGGTGGGGATCGCTCGAGTACCCCTCGTGGGGAATCATGTAGGGGTTCCGCTCGGTGGGATGCGCGAGCAGCGGCGCGAGCAGCGCCACCACGCCGAAGAACACGACGATGCACAGACCGAGCATCGACAGCGGGTTCTGGCGGAACCGACGCACCGTGCGCTGCCACGTCGTCTGCTGCACGCGCGGCGCGGGCGCCGCGCCCGGCGCCACGAGCGGTGGCGAGGTCGTGCGCACCGCGCTCATTTGAGGCGAATCCTCGGATCGACCACGGCATAGAGCACGTCTGCGCACAGGTTCCCGAGCACGAGCATCCCGGCGAACGCGAGCGCGAACCCCGTGACCGCGGGAATGTCGAGCTGCTGGCTCGCCGCCACTCCCCACCGCCCGATCCCCGGCCAGTTGAACACGGTCTCCGTGATCACGACGCCGGAGAGCAGGCCCACGAACAGCAAGCCCGCAAGGGTGATCACCGGGATCAGGGCGTTGCGGCGCGCATGCTTATCGATCACCACCGACTGGTTCAGTCCTTTGGCCTCGGCGGTCCGGACGTAGTCGGCGCGCAGCGTCTCGAGCATGGACGACCGCGTGATCCGCACGAGCACGGCCGTCAGGAAGTAGGTGAGCGTTGCCACCGGGAGCACCAAGTGGCGGAGCGCGTCCCAGAACAGCCACCACTGCCCGTTAAGGAGTGTGTCCACCGTCATGAGACCGGTGTACGGGTGAAACCGGCTGCTGCGGACGAACAGGTCCGCCTGAAGCCCGAGCCGCCCGGGCGGGAACCAGCCGAAGTGCCCGTAGAAGATCATCAGCAGCAGGAGGCCCCACACGAACGTCGGCAGCGATGCGCCGCTGATCGACGTGAACCGGCTGATGTGATCGACGAGCTGGTCCTTGCGGACCGCTGAGAGGGTGCCGAGCCAGATCCCGAGCGTGAGGATGCACGCGAAGGAGTAGAGCGCAAGTTCGAACGTCGCCGGGAAGTACCCTGCGATCGCGATGGCCACCGGCTCCCGTGCCGTCTCGGACCACCCGAGATCGCCGTGCAAGACCTGGCGCAGCCACTCCCAGTACTGGACGTACACGGGCTGGTCCAGATGATACTTGCGGATGATGTCGGGCAGCGCGTTCAACTGCTTGGGGTCGGTGATGTAGAGGCTCGCCCGCATCGCCGGCGTGAGCAGCTGCGTTAGCGAAAAAATGAGCAGTGTCACCCCGACGGCCACGAACGGGAGCAACAACAGCCGGCGCGCGATGAACGTGCTCATCCGGCGGCGCCGGCCCGCCGCGCGGCGGGCCGGCGGGAGACCCCCGTGCTACTGTTTCGACATCGTGTAGAAGTCAAATCCCACATTGGCGAGGGGCGGCAGGATCGCGTTGTAATACCACCCGCGCACCCATGACCGCATCACGACGAACTGAGTCGGTTGCGCCTCGAAGATACCGGGCACGTCTTCGTAAGCGAGCTTCGTGAGATCGCGGTAGATCTGCGTGCGCTTCGCGGGATCTGCGGTCTCCGCGCCCTGCCGGACCATCTGATCCGCGCGTGGATCGGAGAACCCGTTCCGCTTCGGGTAATCGCCGTTCGTCGCCAGGAACGGTTGGGCGAAGTCATCCGGGTCGGGATAGTCGGCCGCCCACCCGAGGGCGTACAGCGTTCCCTTGTGCTGGACGGTGGCCTGGAGGAACGTGGACCACTGGATGTTCCGGACGTCGATCTTGAACTTCGGGTTCAACGACTCCACCGAGTCCTTGATGATCTGCGCGCCAATCTGACGCGCCGCGTTGCCGGTGTTGTAGGTCTCGGTGAAGTGGAAGCCGGTGTCCCAGAGCTTCCCGCCCCACGCTTCCTTGAACTCCGCCGTTGCCTTCTGC includes the following:
- a CDS encoding ABC transporter substrate-binding protein — protein: MRIASWTVRGAAALVAVVLMLSLGVLVARGAGEPVKNPDTFVELQFGDVTSLDPDLAYDIYSAEPIWPNVYETLIIYSGSSIDKFSPMLATEVPSLENGLISKDGLTYTFPIRQGVQFHDGSTMTTDDVVYSFRRFLLQDQAGGPAWLLLSPLLGVDSTRDAQGKIQVTWDQVQKAVYAQGNTVVFHLKKPFAPFLTIMAAWGGVMPRKWAAAHNDWDGGATTWQKFNNPKNEDRYQFNHMDGTGPFMLQQWDPQTKEVILVRNTHYWRKPAALARVIIRSVSELATRRLQLQQGDADLIVASLNEQSQLRNLPNTVMQTKLPQIAVQTLQFNFKIDTDGNPDAGSGKLDGQGIPPDFFADIHVRRGFAYAFDYTQNLNSAYAGQGILPHGPIVQGLLGYDPSIPTYATSRDKAIAEFKEAMGGKAWDTGFKFTIPYTAGNAARQVGAEIVRDDVQALNPKFQIAFRPVPASTLNSLLFSHKGTMYFLGWFADYPDPHDFAQPFLASAGYFPVRGGYHSADADRLIDQAVSVTDPAQRKALYKQVSMIAYNDLPYLFLVQPTTYFTMRSWVHGWYYNPIFPGQYFYTLYKQ
- a CDS encoding ABC transporter permease, giving the protein MSAVRTTSPPLVAPGAAPAPRVQQTTWQRTVRRFRQNPLSMLGLCIVVFFGVVALLAPLLAHPTERNPYMIPHEGYSSDPHPPGPGHPFGTTEEQFDLYYGAVWGTRSALLVALTVVAIGIGVSLVLGSLSGYYGGWMDELVMRVTDIFLAFPGLILAVVIVAVLGQSVRNAMIAIAAVQWPTYTRLLRAEFLRVRDMEFVQAARALGDRDLVIIGRHVIPNTIYPILILASLDMGQIVITFAALSFLGLGAPPGYADWGQLINLSHNWILGTAGDPFQFWYTLAVPGTAIFLFVLGWNLLGDAFRDIFDPRQQGSR
- a CDS encoding ABC transporter permease gives rise to the protein MSTFIARRLLLLPFVAVGVTLLIFSLTQLLTPAMRASLYITDPKQLNALPDIIRKYHLDQPVYVQYWEWLRQVLHGDLGWSETAREPVAIAIAGYFPATFELALYSFACILTLGIWLGTLSAVRKDQLVDHISRFTSISGASLPTFVWGLLLLMIFYGHFGWFPPGRLGLQADLFVRSSRFHPYTGLMTVDTLLNGQWWLFWDALRHLVLPVATLTYFLTAVLVRITRSSMLETLRADYVRTAEAKGLNQSVVIDKHARRNALIPVITLAGLLFVGLLSGVVITETVFNWPGIGRWGVAASQQLDIPAVTGFALAFAGMLVLGNLCADVLYAVVDPRIRLK